In Nostoc sp. CENA543, a single genomic region encodes these proteins:
- a CDS encoding serine/threonine-protein kinase, whose translation MNPSAFASEQNAGLIANRYQLKKMIGIGGMGEVFLATDMLLGGTPVAIKFLTQTLSDSKIHKDFAREALMSAALSQKSLHIVRAYDYGVSDQGKPFYVMEYLNGQSLKELIPLPLTKFLNLTRQICLGLQCAHQGIQIDGKICPLVHRDIKPANILVIPDPILGQLVKILDFGIAKFVNYAATFSTNKGFHGTLPYSSPEQLEGEKLDSRSDIYSLGVMMFEMLTGAKPWKPETDLFGAWYKAHHFEAPRTIAQVSPQLKIPTEINDLIMACLAKKPSDRPQSVGKILQVLDSIEQPTDHVYPNLTPKITPQVTINSQIHLALKKNAQKFIWPPDKPKQEIVFPHLINTPNTSIASLWLMLPTPEIQKRPHPQIHNRFIFLSSPHPMLLWVTLLYTPEIEPKWLPCYLDMQSSHNRQMVTSLVNNKSYPLILFTLEPPHACIQILNSEIDPNQQQKLKLSVEQSQKLPPMNQANLSKNLLKQQYKQLQSQILKEIASMSHIVASANLKHNQAC comes from the coding sequence ACACCAGTTGCCATCAAATTTTTAACCCAAACGCTATCTGATTCTAAGATTCACAAAGACTTTGCGCGTGAAGCTTTGATGAGTGCAGCTTTGAGTCAAAAAAGTCTGCACATTGTTAGAGCCTATGATTATGGTGTCAGTGATCAGGGAAAACCGTTTTATGTGATGGAATATTTAAACGGTCAGAGTTTAAAAGAATTAATTCCCCTACCACTAACGAAGTTTTTAAATTTAACTCGCCAAATTTGTTTAGGCTTACAGTGCGCCCATCAAGGAATTCAAATCGATGGTAAGATTTGTCCTTTAGTACACCGAGATATTAAACCAGCAAATATATTAGTTATTCCTGACCCAATTTTAGGTCAATTAGTTAAAATATTAGATTTTGGCATCGCTAAATTTGTCAATTATGCAGCAACATTTAGCACTAATAAAGGATTTCACGGGACATTACCTTACTCTTCACCTGAGCAATTAGAAGGAGAGAAATTAGATAGTCGTTCTGATATTTATAGCTTGGGTGTGATGATGTTTGAGATGTTAACTGGTGCTAAACCTTGGAAACCAGAAACAGATTTATTTGGTGCATGGTATAAAGCCCATCACTTTGAAGCACCGCGCACGATCGCCCAAGTCAGTCCCCAGCTAAAAATCCCGACAGAGATTAATGATTTAATTATGGCTTGTTTAGCGAAAAAACCGAGCGATCGCCCCCAAAGTGTCGGTAAAATTCTTCAGGTTTTGGACAGCATAGAACAGCCAACTGATCATGTTTATCCAAATTTAACACCCAAAATTACACCTCAAGTCACTATCAATTCTCAGATACATTTAGCTTTAAAAAAAAATGCTCAAAAATTTATTTGGCCGCCAGATAAACCCAAACAGGAAATAGTTTTTCCTCATTTAATTAACACCCCAAACACATCGATTGCCTCACTCTGGCTGATGTTACCAACTCCAGAAATTCAAAAACGTCCACATCCTCAAATACATAACCGATTTATTTTTCTGTCATCACCCCATCCGATGCTGTTGTGGGTGACACTACTTTACACTCCAGAAATAGAACCTAAGTGGCTACCCTGCTACCTAGATATGCAAAGTTCTCACAATCGTCAGATGGTGACATCCCTAGTTAACAATAAAAGCTATCCACTCATTCTTTTCACTTTAGAACCGCCTCATGCTTGCATTCAAATCCTCAATAGTGAGATTGATCCTAATCAACAACAAAAGCTGAAATTATCTGTAGAACAAAGCCAAAAATTACCCCCAATGAATCAAGCAAATTTAAGTAAAAATTTGCTGAAGCAACAATATAAACAATTACAGTCACAAATCCTCAAAGAAATAGCCTCCATGTCACATATTGTTGCTTCAGCTAATCTAAAACATAATCAAGCTTGCTAA